In one Solanum lycopersicum chromosome 11, SLM_r2.1 genomic region, the following are encoded:
- the LOC101260002 gene encoding WEB family protein At4g27595, chloroplastic-like — MMIRDKILKLHHRHKSSSSFSEKSGHRFDFSFSNLQARQVPKGWDKLSVSLISVETGKTVSKSGKASVRNSNCKWTETWSQSMWITADDISNNQEQFPLKFIVTMGSARSSILGEASVNLARFRDAKAFTPVSLPLKKCNHGTVLQLEIKCLTSIRDNESKDMPFYAEEENMEYNNMELKSEETSLPRLSSYHSFASTEDSLGRESFSSLSDSNRHGNLIIGRQESIDSRSTASCGSYSFCESPKSYNSPYNLMISGSGKNAQNQKDDFKQFSHDNTASVQLSASSRNSLPAKDTSTKELIAEAMMWEQNAHRLKIDLEMSRKEFADQTQQIENLKMELCSLGTERDESMQEIKHLEILLQESMEKEKATESLLFRVRDMDSVEKILKEELRIQKESNDNMSFQLSKTQESNIQLVSILQEMEETVEKQNLEIKNLLEVKSHSENLEDKLQQLQESQKNLENTTLHLEKIIREKTHEIELERDHRTQALIDCEEKWKNRSREQEEEITYLKVELSRLLSIEGSKTSEIKAEADCDLIKENETLKERLQELERDRKELTEENLELLYNLKSKGTSSISDSILRSSSVDHQLSQQSPSGSESKQKTCDQEENLALEFHSQVKDNALRPNAEINSCCVEVQEQDQRTEVAAMPSECQQEGDCQDGFIHKSVPIIFQSSKSGHIEDIYTLLNTLCHPAKDEQANAVLENFQLLRYRLALYLDGSQHIEDEPKTTLKDACEVQDEEKDDLPKEITPCSCCERFEDLNKVLEGKIQNLSSDSLAKNSEILELKTKCLKKDAEIEALRNHQTDLSSQISDLQMSKCLMEERMENLQQELSATSNSLDTSTNGLMFLDRCICGGISKMTYEMKSSELESDKYELEFNLRELEKENVDLSERVSGLEAQLRHLTDAMEFNRLELQHSGNRVVSLESKIRKLEHQKESQKLDLKEQLLEMQKRWLDAQEECEYLKKVNPKLQATTESLMEECRLLQNLNAELRQQKLKLHASHNVLEAELRKSQHSLSTCLKRIESLEANFSSVMEEIESKEKILKFKLDDLHLQSREHGEKFLVEGCTLCEMSPENTVEVEKLQEQVQSLMVEMSNLMSELGTSKAKEGTLAANCDKLLRMMEHLVSSEAKLKCTINELESKLLSSECQLLQMTDENSSLKIQLHTLPLLQEEVLYLKEALSGMKFESERTQVTLLLKYGDCEELKDEKASLLQEITCMQKEVAKAEKCKYKTIALEEKVLRLEGDLTAKEVMCAKVSELKNELCQLRRSNSQLLWKIKSLQFEKENCLKQVTSLEKKLSKKRPDNQREDDDTVPTLDELKFPKAEEENFSKHQHEIITQSLQSEKYLKVQKIQGNSQQNGNKESNYYRDLQETLAKSVSAKQSPGDTVAQTLDSNHIHKSHLISLSSKGRDDNTQKISQLEAELQEIRDRYLKISLKYAEVEDQREQLVMTLKAIHDEKTSTGYRSLSSFW, encoded by the exons ATGATGATCagagataaaattttgaaattgcaTCACCGGCATAAGTCATCGTCTTCTTTTTCGGAGAAATCTGGACATAGATTTGACTTCTCCTTCTCCAATCTACAAGCTCGACAg GTACCTAAAGGATGGGACAAACTTTCCGTCTCTCTTATCTCTGTAGAAACAGGGAAGACAGTCAGCAAATCAGGGAAAGCCTCAGTACGAAATAGTAATTGCAAATGGACGGAAACATGGTCACAGTCCATGTGGATTACCGCAGATGATATTTCAAACAACCAAGAGCAATTCCCTCTCAAGTTTATTGTAACAATG GGATCTGCAAGATCTAGCATTCTCGGAGAGGCTTCTGTAAATCTTGCTCGCTTCAGAGATGCGAAAGCTTTCACTCCAGTTTCCTTACCTTTGAAAAAATGTAACCATGGCACAGTTCTACAA CTGGAGATCAAGTGTCTGACATCAATCAG GGATAATGAATCCAAAGACATGCCCTTCTATGCTGAAGAAGAGAACATGGAATACAATAACATGGAACTGAAATCAGAG GAAACAAGTCTTCCACGGCTGAGTTCATATCATAGCTTTGCCTCTACAGAGGATTCATTGGGCAGAGAGAGTTTTTCATCCCTGAGTGACTCAAATAGGCATGGCAACCTCATAATTGGTAGACAAGAATCAATTGATTCCAGGAGTACTGCATCCTGTGGTTCTTACTCTTTTTGTGAATCACCCAAATCGTACAACTCTCCCTATAATTTAATGATCTCGGGATCAGGAAAGAATGCTCAAAATCAAAAAGATGATTTCAAACAGTTCTCACATGATAACACCGCATCAGTGCAACTTTCAGCTTCCTCTAGAAACTCCTTACCGGCCAAAGATACTTCCACTAAAGAACTAATTGCAGAGGCCATGATGTGGGAACAAAATGCTCACAGATTAAAGATTGACTTGGAAATGTCAAGGAAGGAGTTTGCTGACCAGACACAGCAGATAGAGAACCTTAAGATGGAGCTTTGTTCATTGGGTACAGAACGTGATGAATCGATGCAAGAAATCAAACACCTTGAGATCCTTTTACAAGAATCCATGGAAAAGGAAAAAGCAACTGAGAGTTTATTGTTCCGAGTCAGAGATATGGATAGTGTTGAAAAGATTTTAAAAGAGGAACTTAGGATTCAAAAAGAATCAAATGACAATATGTCTTTCCAGCTAAGTAAAACTCAAGAATCAAATATTCAACTAGTCTCTATTCTGCAGGAGATGGAAGAAACTGTTGAAAAGCAGAACTTGGAGATTAAGAACCTTTTAGAAGTAAAGTCGCATTCTGAGAACCTAGAGGACAAGCTTCAACAGTTGCAGGAATCACAGAAAAATCTGGAAAACACCACTCTTCATCTGGAGAAAATCATCAGGGAGAAAACTCATGAGATTGAACTTGAACGAGATCACAGGACTCAGGCTCTTATAGATTGtgaagaaaaatggaaaaatagaTCAAGAGAACAAGAAGAGGAAATTACTTATTTGAAGGTAGAGTTATCCAGGCTTTTAAGTATCGAGGGTTCCAAGACAAGTGAGATCAAAGCTGAAGCTGACTGTGATCTGATCAAGGAAAATGAGACTCTCAAGGAAAGACTCCAGGAACTTGAGAGAGATCGCAAGGAGCTGACCGAAGAAAATCTGGAACTTCTGTACAATCTGAAATCAAAGGGAACTTCCTCTATCAGTGATTCCATTTTAAGATCATCTTCCGTTGACCATCAACTAAGTCAACAATCACCTAGTGGTTCCGAAAGTAAGCAGAAAACCTGTGATCAGGAAGAAAACTTAGCTCTGGAGTTTCATTCACAAGTTAAGGACAATGCTTTGAGGCCAAATGCTGAAATCAACTCATGTTGCGTTGAAGTACAAGAACAAGATCAGAGAACTGAGGTTGCTGCAATGCCATCAGAATGTCAGCAGGAAGGAGATTGTCAAGATGGTTTCATTCATAAAAGTGTACCCATAATATTTCAGAGTTCCAAGTCAGGACATATTGAAGATATCTATACCCTACTCAACACATTAT GTCATCCCGCTAAGGACGAGCAAGCTAATGCAGTGTTGGAAAATTTCCAGTTATTGAGGTACAGGTTGGCTCTATATCTTGATGGTAGTCAACATATCGAGGATGAACCCAAAACAACATTAAAGGATGCATGTGAAGTTCAAGATGAAGAGAAAGATGACCTTCCAAAGGAAATTACTCCTTGTTCTTGCTGTGAAAGGTTTGAGGATTTAAATAAGGTGCTAGAGGGGaagattcaaaatttaagtAGTGATAGTTTAGCTAAGAACTCGGAGATACTGGAGCTGAAgacaaaatgtttgaaaaaagATGCAGAGATCGAAGCGCTAAGGAATCATCAGACTGATTTGAGTTCTCAAATCTCTGATCTCCAGATGAGTAAATGTCTGATGGAGGAGAGAATGGAAAACTTGCAACAAGAACTTAGCGCCACCTCCAATTCTTTAGACACTTCCACAAATGGTTTGATGTTTCTTGAtcgatgtatttgtggaggtaTCTCTAAAATGACGTACGAAATGAAATCATCAGAGCTAGAGAGTGATAAGTATGAGTTAGAATTTAATTTgcgtgaattagaaaaagaaaatgtagaTCTGTCAGAACGAGTATCAGGATTGGAAGCTCAACTAAGGCATTTGACTGATGCAATGGAATTCAATCGTTTGGAACTGCAGCATTCTGGTAATCGTGTTGTGAGCCTTGAGAGCAAGATTAGAAAATTAGAACATCAAAAGGAGTCACAAAAGCTCGATTTGAAAGAGCAGTTGCTGGAGATGCAAAAGCGATGGTTAGATGCTCAAGAAGAGTGTGAGTATCTGAAGAAAGTAAATCCAAAGCTCCAAGCAACAACAGAAAGTCTTATGGAAGAGTGTCGTTTGCTTCAAAACTTGAATGCAGAACTAAggcaacaaaaattaaaattacatgCGAGCCATAATGTTTTGGAAGCAGAATTGAGGAAATCTCAGCATTCTCTCTCCACCTGTTTGAAAAGGATAGAGTCTTTAGAAGCTAACTTTTCTTCAGTGATGGAAGAGATTGAATCAAAAGAGAAGATCCTTAAGTTCAAACTTGACGATCTCCACTTACAGAGTAGAGAGCATGGAGAGAAATTTCTTGTAGAAGGGTGCACTCTGTGTGAAATGTCTCCCGAGAACACAGTTGAAGTCGAAAAGTTGCAAGAACAGGTACAATCCCTGATGGTAGAGATGTCAAATCTTATGAGTGAACTTGGTACTTCCAAAGCCAAGGAGGGAACTTTGGCAGCAAATTGTGATAAGCTATTGAGGATGATGGAACATCTTGTATCCAGTGAAGCAAAGCTTAAATGCACCATTAATGAGCTTGAGTCAAAACTACTGTCTTCTGAATGTCAACTGCTGCAAATGACTGATGAGAATTCTAGCCTAAAGATTCAACTGCATACATTACCATTACTTCAGGAGGAAGTTTTGTATCTTAAAGAAGCACTATCTGGGATGAAGTTTGAAAGTGAGAGAACACAAGTTACACTGTTGTTGAAATATGGAGATTGTGAAGAGTTGAAGGACGAGAAGGCATCATTACTTCAGGAAATCACCTGCATGCAGAAGGAAGTGGCTAAAGCAGAAAAATGCAAATACAAGACAATTGCACTAGAGGAGAAAGTTCTGAGGCTGGAAGGAGACTTAACTGCAAAAGAAGTAATGTGTGCCAAAGTTTCCGAGCTGAAAAATGAGCTTTGCCAGCTTAGAAGATCAAATAGCCAACTTCTGTGGAAAATAAAATCCCTTCAATTCGAGAAGGAGAACTGCTTGAAGCAAGTCACATCCCTAGAGAAAAAATTGTCGAAAAAACGACCAGACAACCAAAGAGAGGATGATGATACCGTTCCTACTCTAGATGAGTTGAAGTTCCCAAAG gcCGAGGAAGAGAACTTCAGCAAGCATCAGcatgagataattactcaatcTCTTCAATCGGAGAAATACTTGAAAGTTCAAAAGATTCAAGGCAACTCTCAACAA AATGGAAACAAAGAAAGCAATTACTACAGAGATCTTCAAGAGACTCTTGCCAAAAGTGTATCAGCGAAACAATCTCCGGGCGATACAGTAGCTCAGACTTTAGACAGCAATCATATCCATAAATCCCATCTAATTAG TTTGTCATCCAAAGGAAGAGATGATAATACGCAAAAAATATCTCAGCTTGAAGCTGAGCTACAAGAAATTCGTGATAGGTACCTGAAGATAAGTCTTAAATATGCAGAAGTGGAGGATCAGCGCGAGCAACTTGTAATGACTTTGAAAGCCATACATGATGAGAAGACATCTACAGGATACCGTAGCCTTTCCTCTTTCTGGTAA
- the LOC101259698 gene encoding probable 2-oxoglutarate-dependent dioxygenase SLC1 — translation MCPTMNILATEKIKENYEGKNECRYQKGVRHLCESGITKIPKKYILPISDRPLIVKKEEKIEENLNLPIIDFAQLQGPNRSQVLKSLAKACEEYGFFQLVNHGIHSDTIQHIIEVGKKFFELPFEERAKYMSIDMQAPVRVGTSYNQNKDGVFCWRDFLKLSCHSLSSDLLSLWPSSPVDLREAASNYSKQAKLLYQLLVGAILESLGIVNNNDSQNLKEFEDGSQLLVLNCYPSCPEPDLTLGMPPHSDYGLLTLLLQDEVKGLQIQHQGKWLTVEPIPNSFVVNVGDHLEIFSNGRYKSVLHRVLVNSSKSRISVASLHSLPYSSKIQPSPNLINESNPKLYKDTDFATFLEYLTSCEHKSKSFLESRKLIN, via the exons atgtgTCCAACTATGAATATTTTGGCAActgaaaaaattaaggaaaattatGAGGGGAAAAATGAGTGTAGATATCAAAAAGGAGTTAGACATTTATGTGAAAGTGGAATTactaaaattccaaaaaaatatattttgccAATTTCAGATAGGCCTTTAAttgtgaaaaaagaagaaaaaattgaagaaaatctcAATTTGCCTATTATTGATTTTGCTCAATTGCAAGGCCCCAATAGATCTCAAGTTCTCAAATCACTTGCCAAAGCTTGTGAAGAATATGGTTTTTTTCAG TTGGTGAATCATGGTATACATAGTGACACAATTCAACACATCATTGAAGTTGGCAAGAAATTCTTTGAACTTCCCTTTGAAGAAAGAGCAAAATACATGTCTATTGACATGCAAGCACCAGTAAGAGTTGGCACAAGTTACAATCAAAATAAAGATGGAGTATTTTGTTGGAGGGATTTTCTTAAACTTAGTTGCCATTCTTTGTCAAGTGATTTGCTCTCACTTTGGCCCTCTTCTCCAGTAGATCTCAG GGAGGCAGCTTCAAATTACTCAAAGCAAGCAAAATTATTGTACCAATTGTTAGTTGGAGCAATTCTTGAAAGTTTGGGAAttgttaataataatgatagtcAAAATTTGAAAGAGTTTGAGGATGGGAGCCAACTTTTAGTGTTGAATTGTTATCCTTCTTGTCCAGAGCCAGATTTGACACTTGGAATGCCACCACATTCAGATTATGGCTTACTTACACTTTTACTACAAGATGAAGTGAAAGGTTTACAAATACAACATCAAGGAAAATGGTTGACTGTTGAACCTATTCCAAATTCCTTTGTTGTCAATGTTGGAGACCATCTCGAG ATATTCAGCAATGGAAGGTACAAAAGTGTGCTACATAGGGTACTTGTAAATTCATCAAAATCAAGAATCTCAGTTGCTTCATTACATAGTTTGCCTTATAGCTCCAAAATTCAGCCTTCTCCAAATCTCATCAATGAATCAAACCCTAAACTCTACAAGGATACTGATTTTGCTACTTTTCTTGAATATCTTACATCTTGTGAACACAAAAGCAAAAGTTTCTTGGAATCtagaaaattgattaattaa